A single region of the Triticum dicoccoides isolate Atlit2015 ecotype Zavitan chromosome 2B, WEW_v2.0, whole genome shotgun sequence genome encodes:
- the LOC119360190 gene encoding protein FAR1-RELATED SEQUENCE 8-like — MQLGPRCVLTSEATSGWTRRVRIGKAPEEREMNPNRKSALELSLRAYADKKDGPVLCPSIGTSFDSIDEAYEFYNLYSWECGFGVRLAKSRLNVERKRCMQEIVCACAGKPIRENSRSSRCGCNAMIRLLRSNDKGWYIAEHKDAHNHPLSLTCGQKLHWKSHRHIDRYTKDLVKQLRDNNVGLGKVFSIVGSFFGSVDNVPFTKRSLKTLCRKLNREQSDMDAVKRAV, encoded by the exons GGTGAGGATCGGAAAAGCCCCGGAGGAAAGGGAGATGAACCCAAATAGGAAATCAGCTCTTGAATTGTCTCTGCGCGCTTATGCTGATAAGAAGGATGGCCCTGTTCTCTGTCCAAGTATTGGAACAAGCTTTGACTCTATTGACGAGGCTTATGAGTTCTACAATCTTTATTCATGGGAATGTGGTTTTGGAGTTAGGCTCGCAAAAAGTAGACTGAATGTAGAGAGGAAGAGATGCATGCAAGAGATCGTGTGTGCTTGTGCG GGCAAACCAATCAGGGAAAACAGCCGCTCGTCCAGGTGTGGCTGCAACGCCATGATAAGACTGTTGCGGTCAAATGACAAAGGGTGGTATATTGCAGAACACAAAGATGCCCATAATCACCCGCTGTCTTTGACGTGTGGGCAGAAGCTGCACTGGAAGTCTCATAGACATATAGATAGATACACCAAGGATCTAGTTAAACAGTTGAGAGACAATAATGTGGGGCTTGGAAAGGTGTTCAGTATCGTTGGTAGTTTTTTCGGTTCAGTAGATAATGTGCCATTTACGAAGAGGTCGTTGAAGACACTCTGTAGGAAACTAAACAGAGAGCAGTCTGACATGGATGCAGTGAAGAGAGCAGTCTGA